Proteins encoded together in one Catellatospora citrea window:
- a CDS encoding amidohydrolase produces MDLVLRSGNVYGSPGATAVAVDRGVIVAVGPDDAVAELVTARTEVVDLAGRLLLPGFQDAHVHPVFAGLNLLRCELTEQHDATAYVREVARYAAAHPDQPWVMGAGWSYDAFGGGQPDRAMLDRVVPDRPVYLAVRDAHSAWCNSRALALAGIDRHTPDPEGGRIERDADGEPTGVLHESAMELVGEVAPRPDAAEIRRALLLAQSRLHALGVTAWQDAILGDYGGWPDPFEAYLAADAAGLLTARVRGALWWEPSRGLEQLDELRARRERARTAGGPNFRTETVKIMQDGVAENFTAAMIEPYLDGCGCATDRRGISRIEPVDLNEVVPALDTAGFQVHFHAIGDRATREVLDAVERVAGSRLRHHVAHVQVVHPADVPRFARLGLTVTMQALWAAHEPAMDELTIPFLGPERTTWQYPFGAVRSAGGRLAAGSDWPVSDPDPMRAIHVAVNRVGYRFDEPPLGPEQAIDLDSALAAYTAGSAYVNHFDDAGRIAPGLRADLTVLDRDPFAGPPSEIGAARAELTWVAGRLVHGG; encoded by the coding sequence GTGGATCTGGTACTTCGCTCCGGGAACGTGTACGGGTCGCCGGGCGCGACCGCCGTGGCGGTGGACCGCGGCGTGATCGTCGCCGTCGGCCCCGACGACGCGGTGGCAGAGCTGGTCACGGCGCGTACCGAGGTGGTCGACCTGGCCGGCCGCCTGCTGCTGCCGGGTTTCCAGGACGCGCACGTGCACCCGGTCTTCGCCGGGTTGAACCTGCTGCGCTGCGAGCTGACCGAGCAGCACGACGCGACGGCCTACGTGCGCGAGGTCGCGCGGTATGCCGCGGCGCATCCCGACCAGCCGTGGGTGATGGGCGCGGGCTGGTCCTACGACGCCTTCGGCGGCGGCCAGCCGGACCGGGCCATGCTCGACCGGGTGGTCCCGGACCGCCCCGTCTACCTCGCGGTGCGCGACGCGCACAGTGCCTGGTGCAACTCCCGCGCGCTGGCGCTGGCCGGGATCGACCGGCACACCCCCGACCCCGAGGGCGGCCGGATCGAGCGCGACGCCGACGGCGAGCCCACCGGGGTGCTGCACGAGAGCGCGATGGAGCTGGTCGGGGAGGTCGCGCCGCGGCCCGACGCGGCCGAGATCCGGCGGGCGCTGCTGCTGGCCCAGTCCCGGCTGCACGCGCTGGGCGTGACCGCCTGGCAGGACGCGATCCTCGGCGACTACGGCGGCTGGCCGGACCCGTTCGAGGCGTACCTGGCCGCCGACGCGGCGGGGCTGCTCACCGCGCGGGTGCGCGGCGCGCTGTGGTGGGAGCCGTCACGCGGCCTGGAACAGCTGGACGAGCTGCGGGCACGGCGGGAGCGGGCGCGGACCGCGGGCGGGCCGAACTTCCGCACCGAGACCGTGAAGATCATGCAGGACGGGGTGGCGGAGAACTTCACCGCCGCGATGATCGAGCCGTACCTGGACGGGTGTGGCTGCGCCACCGACCGCCGCGGCATCTCCAGGATCGAACCGGTCGACCTGAACGAGGTGGTGCCGGCGCTGGACACGGCCGGTTTCCAGGTCCACTTCCACGCCATCGGCGACCGGGCCACCCGGGAGGTGCTCGATGCGGTGGAGCGCGTCGCCGGTTCGCGGCTGCGCCATCACGTGGCCCATGTGCAGGTGGTGCACCCCGCCGACGTGCCGCGGTTCGCCCGGCTCGGGCTGACCGTCACCATGCAGGCGCTGTGGGCCGCGCACGAACCGGCGATGGACGAGCTGACCATCCCGTTCCTCGGGCCGGAGCGCACGACCTGGCAGTATCCGTTCGGCGCGGTGCGCAGCGCCGGGGGCCGGCTGGCCGCGGGCAGCGACTGGCCGGTGTCCGACCCCGACCCGATGCGCGCGATCCACGTGGCGGTGAACCGGGTCGGCTACCGGTTCGACGAGCCGCCGCTGGGCCCCGAGCAGGCGATCGACCTGGACTCGGCGCTGGCGGCGTACACCGCGGGCTCGGCGTACGTGAACCACTTCGACGACGCCGGACGGATCGCGCCGGGCCTGCGCGCGGACCTGACCGTGCTCGATCGGGACCCGTTCGCGGGGCCGCCGTCGGAGATCGGGGCGGCCCGCGCCGAGCTCACCTGGGTGGCCGGCCGGCTGGTCCACGGCGGCTGA
- a CDS encoding alpha/beta hydrolase yields the protein MTVSYAMLLAADPARWVDSASAWRRLSRALDDHHDDLTHRLSRQEQVWHGGTAAVAARESGAALVRRLAPAPPALLEVDQLLWRHAERIRLLQRRLAEALSTVRGTAVQVAADGQVSVVVPDAPRPGPPGMAGGHGSVPAGAVGWADAATRGGAYGGPLSGRAPGASDVALAVRVSAEIDLVVREARASDEDLARRLTALAKAAAQAWSGTPVPLPATGAPADVARWWAGLTEAERAWLVAVRPAELGRLDGVPAAVRDRANRELLDRELDRLRDAVAAHPPEAGARQRLTALTGLAERLDQGPTRAYLLRLDPSGDGRLVLALGDPDGSDNVATYVPGVGASLDRFAGEVDRAAAVQARASALAPDATTATVMWLGYDPPDGVDAMSERAALAARDDLGSFQAGLAAAHEDGSARLSLIGHSYGSLAIGVAEREGTVLADEIVALGSPGMGVGSAADLGHPGHVWASTTGNDIVLYASSKGELALDALGGPAFVLAGSATDAVVRGNADLWHGVDPSSEQFGARVFTTARGTDPFDAHAAYFHEDNPALQSLAEIVTGEHGTATAP from the coding sequence ATGACCGTCTCGTACGCGATGCTGCTGGCGGCCGATCCGGCGCGCTGGGTCGACAGCGCGAGCGCCTGGCGGCGGCTGAGCCGCGCGCTGGACGACCACCACGACGACCTGACCCACCGGCTCAGCAGGCAGGAGCAGGTCTGGCACGGTGGCACCGCCGCCGTCGCGGCCCGCGAGTCCGGGGCGGCCCTGGTCCGGCGGCTCGCCCCCGCGCCGCCCGCGCTGCTCGAGGTCGACCAGCTGCTGTGGCGGCACGCCGAACGGATCCGGCTGCTGCAGCGGCGGCTCGCCGAGGCGCTGTCCACGGTGCGCGGCACCGCCGTGCAGGTGGCCGCGGACGGGCAGGTCAGTGTGGTCGTGCCGGACGCGCCACGGCCGGGACCGCCCGGAATGGCCGGTGGCCACGGCAGCGTCCCGGCGGGAGCCGTCGGGTGGGCCGACGCCGCGACACGCGGTGGGGCATACGGAGGCCCGCTCTCCGGACGGGCTCCCGGAGCGTCCGACGTGGCGCTGGCGGTGCGGGTCTCGGCCGAGATCGACTTGGTGGTACGGGAGGCCCGAGCGAGCGACGAGGACCTCGCCCGACGCCTCACCGCGCTGGCCAAGGCAGCCGCGCAGGCGTGGTCCGGCACGCCCGTGCCGCTGCCCGCGACCGGCGCCCCGGCGGACGTCGCACGCTGGTGGGCCGGGCTGACCGAGGCCGAGCGGGCCTGGCTGGTGGCGGTGCGGCCAGCGGAGCTCGGCCGGCTCGACGGGGTGCCGGCCGCGGTGCGCGACCGCGCCAACCGGGAACTGCTCGACCGGGAGCTGGATCGGCTGCGCGACGCCGTCGCGGCCCATCCGCCGGAGGCGGGCGCGCGGCAGCGGCTGACCGCGCTGACCGGCCTGGCCGAGCGGCTCGACCAGGGCCCGACCCGGGCCTACCTGCTGCGGCTGGACCCGAGCGGGGACGGCCGGCTGGTGCTGGCCCTGGGCGACCCCGACGGCAGCGACAACGTGGCCACCTACGTGCCGGGCGTGGGCGCGTCACTCGACCGCTTCGCGGGCGAGGTGGACCGGGCCGCGGCCGTGCAGGCTCGCGCCTCGGCCTTGGCCCCGGACGCCACCACGGCCACGGTGATGTGGCTGGGTTACGACCCGCCGGACGGCGTCGACGCGATGAGCGAGCGCGCCGCGCTGGCCGCCCGCGACGACCTGGGCTCGTTCCAGGCCGGGCTGGCCGCCGCGCACGAGGACGGTTCCGCGCGGCTGAGCCTGATCGGGCACTCGTACGGCAGTCTCGCGATCGGGGTGGCCGAGCGGGAAGGCACCGTGCTCGCCGACGAGATCGTCGCCCTGGGCAGCCCCGGGATGGGCGTGGGCAGCGCCGCCGACCTCGGGCACCCCGGCCACGTGTGGGCGTCCACGACCGGCAACGACATCGTGCTGTACGCGTCCTCGAAGGGCGAGTTGGCGCTCGATGCGCTCGGCGGTCCCGCGTTCGTCCTCGCGGGTTCCGCGACGGACGCGGTGGTGCGTGGCAACGCCGATCTGTGGCACGGCGTCGACCCGTCGTCGGAGCAGTTCGGCGCGCGGGTGTTCACGACGGCCCGCGGCACCGACCCGTTCGACGCGCACGCCGCCTACTTCCACGAGGACAACCCGGCCCTGCAGAGCCTGGCCGAGATCGTCACCGGCGAGCACGGCACCGCCACCGCACCGTGA
- the glmS gene encoding glutamine--fructose-6-phosphate transaminase (isomerizing), protein MCGIAGYVGGQQALGVVLDGLRRLEYRGYDSAGVAVLANSRLLLAKKAGKLSNLEKMLAEAAEADLRAGTTGIGHTRWATHGGPTDRNAHPHLSADGRIAVIHNGIIENFAKLRAELQAEGIEFASDTDTECVAHLLAAELAGIAGSPQALADAMRRVCGRLEGAFTLLAVDAQAPGAVVGARRNSPLVVGRGNGENFLASDVSAFIEHTREAVELGQDQIVLITADAIEITDFFGNPAEGRDYHVDWDARAAEKDGHAWFMLKEIAEQPQAVADTLRGRIGETGEIMLDEVRLTDQDLRDVDKVFIVSCGTSYHAGLVAKYAIEHWTRIPCEVELASEFRYRDPVLDRSTLVVVISQSGETMDTLMALRHAKEQKARVLAICNTNGSTIPRESDAVLYTHGGPEIAVASTKAFLTQLAACFLVGLHLAQVRGVKYADEVAAVVAQLQEMPAKIEKVLAGMDPVRELGRELADNKASTVLFIGRHVGYPVALEGALKLKELAYMHAEGFAAGELKHGPIALIAGPAGDRQQSGGPADDESGNPVGHGTPVICIVPSPAGRGLLHDKIVSNIQEVRARGAHTIVIAEEGDDAVIPYADVLVRVPRTPTLLAPFVTTVPLQVLAAAIADARGHDVDQPRNLAKSVTVE, encoded by the coding sequence ATGTGCGGGATCGCGGGATACGTGGGCGGCCAGCAGGCGCTCGGTGTGGTGTTGGACGGGCTGCGGCGGCTGGAATACCGGGGTTACGACTCCGCCGGCGTCGCCGTGCTGGCGAACAGCAGGCTGCTGCTGGCCAAGAAGGCCGGCAAGCTGTCGAATCTGGAGAAGATGCTGGCCGAGGCCGCCGAGGCGGACCTGCGCGCGGGGACCACGGGCATCGGTCACACCCGCTGGGCCACCCACGGCGGTCCCACCGATCGCAACGCGCACCCGCACCTGTCGGCCGACGGCCGCATCGCGGTGATCCACAACGGCATTATCGAGAACTTCGCGAAGCTGCGGGCCGAATTGCAGGCCGAAGGCATCGAATTCGCCAGCGACACCGACACCGAGTGCGTCGCGCACCTGCTGGCCGCCGAGCTGGCCGGCATCGCGGGCAGCCCGCAGGCGCTCGCCGACGCGATGCGCCGGGTCTGCGGCCGCCTGGAGGGCGCGTTCACCCTGCTGGCCGTCGACGCGCAGGCGCCCGGCGCGGTGGTCGGCGCGCGCCGCAACTCCCCGCTCGTGGTGGGCCGCGGCAACGGCGAGAACTTCCTGGCCAGCGACGTCAGCGCGTTCATCGAGCACACCCGCGAGGCGGTCGAGCTGGGCCAGGACCAGATCGTGCTGATCACCGCCGACGCCATCGAGATCACCGACTTCTTCGGCAACCCCGCCGAGGGCCGCGACTACCACGTCGACTGGGACGCGCGTGCCGCCGAGAAGGACGGCCACGCCTGGTTCATGCTCAAGGAGATCGCCGAGCAGCCCCAGGCCGTGGCCGACACGCTGCGCGGCCGCATCGGCGAGACCGGCGAGATCATGCTCGACGAGGTCAGGCTCACCGACCAGGACCTGCGCGACGTGGACAAGGTCTTCATCGTCTCCTGCGGCACCTCCTACCACGCCGGCCTGGTCGCCAAGTACGCCATCGAGCACTGGACCCGGATCCCGTGCGAGGTCGAGCTGGCCAGCGAGTTCCGCTACCGCGACCCGGTGCTCGACCGCTCCACGCTGGTCGTGGTCATCTCCCAGTCGGGCGAGACGATGGACACCCTGATGGCGCTGCGGCACGCCAAGGAGCAGAAGGCCCGGGTGCTGGCCATCTGCAACACCAACGGCTCCACCATCCCGCGCGAGTCCGACGCCGTGCTCTACACCCACGGCGGTCCCGAGATCGCCGTCGCCTCGACCAAGGCGTTCCTGACCCAGCTGGCCGCCTGCTTCCTGGTCGGCCTGCACCTGGCCCAGGTGCGCGGTGTGAAGTACGCCGACGAGGTGGCCGCGGTCGTGGCGCAGCTGCAGGAGATGCCCGCGAAGATCGAGAAGGTGCTGGCCGGCATGGACCCGGTCCGCGAGCTGGGCCGCGAGCTGGCCGACAACAAGGCGTCCACGGTGCTGTTCATCGGCCGCCACGTCGGCTACCCGGTGGCGCTGGAGGGCGCGCTGAAGCTCAAGGAGCTGGCGTACATGCACGCCGAGGGCTTCGCCGCGGGCGAGCTCAAGCACGGCCCGATCGCGCTGATCGCCGGCCCCGCCGGCGACCGGCAGCAGAGTGGCGGGCCCGCCGACGACGAGTCGGGCAACCCGGTAGGCCACGGCACGCCCGTGATCTGCATCGTGCCGTCGCCGGCCGGCCGCGGCCTGCTGCACGACAAGATCGTCAGCAACATCCAGGAGGTGCGGGCCCGCGGCGCGCACACCATCGTGATCGCGGAAGAGGGCGACGACGCCGTCATCCCGTACGCCGACGTGCTGGTGCGGGTGCCCCGCACGCCCACGCTGCTGGCCCCGTTCGTGACCACCGTGCCGTTGCAGGTGCTCGCCGCCGCGATCGCCGACGCGCGCGGGCACGACGTCGACCAGCCGCGCAACCTGGCCAAGTCCGTCACGGTCGAGTAA
- a CDS encoding MmpS family transport accessory protein, translating into MSYPPPYDPNQAQPPAYDPNQPSPPPWQPNQPPAYGTPAYGTPAYQGSPVQPPKKSKTGLIVGIILGVVLLLCAVCGVGGYYLFYKAGEAIEDLPNMIPSVGVATGDATGSHSVRYAVEGTGQALITYSEGPGKTQNETVTLPWTKNFTLNTDSFGLSVIAFRSPGGDANVTGCSISVDGTERQKRAGSGSSATCVSVFVGG; encoded by the coding sequence ATGAGCTACCCCCCTCCGTACGACCCGAACCAGGCACAGCCACCCGCGTACGACCCGAACCAGCCGTCGCCGCCCCCGTGGCAGCCCAACCAGCCGCCCGCCTACGGCACGCCCGCCTACGGCACCCCGGCCTACCAGGGCTCGCCGGTCCAGCCGCCGAAGAAGAGCAAGACCGGCCTGATCGTGGGCATCATCCTGGGCGTCGTGCTGCTGCTGTGCGCGGTCTGCGGCGTCGGCGGCTACTACCTGTTCTACAAGGCCGGCGAGGCGATCGAGGATCTGCCGAACATGATCCCCAGCGTCGGCGTGGCGACCGGCGACGCCACCGGCTCGCACTCGGTGCGCTACGCCGTCGAGGGCACCGGCCAGGCGCTGATCACGTACTCGGAGGGGCCGGGCAAGACGCAGAACGAGACGGTGACCCTGCCCTGGACGAAGAACTTCACGCTGAACACCGACTCGTTCGGCCTGTCGGTGATCGCCTTCCGCTCGCCGGGCGGCGACGCGAACGTGACCGGCTGCTCCATCTCCGTCGACGGCACCGAGCGGCAGAAGCGCGCCGGCTCGGGCTCGTCGGCGACCTGCGTCAGCGTGTTCGTGGGCGGCTGA
- the glmM gene encoding phosphoglucosamine mutase, with protein sequence MARLFGTDGVRGLANADLSPELALSLAVAAAHTLPDPDREQPPLVVVGRDPRASGEMLEAAVVAGLASAGANVVRVGVLPTPGVAYLTAEVRADFGVMISASHNPMPDNGIKFFAAGGHKLTDEQEDAIEAALGATWTRPTGAAVGRVHDLLDGAEHYTTHLVEATGHPLAGLKVVVDCAHGAASDVAPDAFRGAGAEVIAINAEPDGLNINDECGATHLGPLKAAVVEHGAHLGIAVDGDADRCLAVDASGAEVDGDQIMAILALAMRDAGALVNDTLVATVMSNLGLRIAMREAGITLVETKVGDRYVLEELRAGGFSLGGEQSGHVVFTEHATTGDGVLTGLRLLARVAQTGKSLAELAAVVNRLPQVLINVRVADKAVARAPEILAAVAAAEAQLSGTGRVLLRPSGTEQLVRVMVEASGEDIAQKIAEDIAADVRAASPAA encoded by the coding sequence ATGGCACGCCTTTTCGGCACCGACGGCGTACGCGGTCTGGCCAACGCGGACCTCAGCCCCGAACTCGCCCTCTCGCTGGCTGTCGCCGCGGCGCACACCCTGCCCGACCCCGACCGTGAGCAGCCGCCGCTGGTGGTGGTCGGCCGCGATCCCCGCGCCAGCGGGGAGATGCTGGAGGCGGCCGTGGTCGCGGGCCTGGCCAGCGCGGGTGCGAACGTGGTGCGGGTCGGCGTGCTGCCGACGCCCGGTGTGGCGTACCTGACCGCCGAGGTGCGGGCCGACTTCGGCGTGATGATCTCCGCCAGCCACAACCCGATGCCGGACAACGGCATCAAGTTCTTCGCCGCCGGTGGGCACAAGCTGACCGACGAGCAGGAGGACGCCATCGAGGCTGCGCTCGGCGCGACCTGGACGCGCCCCACCGGCGCGGCGGTCGGCCGGGTGCACGACCTGCTCGACGGCGCCGAGCACTACACGACGCACCTGGTGGAGGCCACCGGTCACCCGCTCGCCGGGCTCAAGGTAGTGGTCGACTGCGCGCACGGCGCGGCCAGCGACGTGGCGCCCGACGCGTTCCGCGGGGCCGGGGCCGAGGTCATCGCCATCAACGCCGAGCCCGACGGGCTCAACATCAACGACGAGTGCGGCGCCACGCACCTGGGGCCGCTGAAGGCGGCCGTGGTCGAGCACGGCGCGCACCTGGGCATCGCGGTCGACGGTGACGCCGATCGGTGCCTGGCGGTCGACGCGTCCGGGGCCGAGGTGGACGGCGACCAGATCATGGCGATCCTCGCGCTGGCCATGCGCGACGCCGGCGCGCTGGTCAACGACACCCTGGTCGCGACGGTCATGAGCAACCTCGGGCTGCGCATCGCCATGCGCGAGGCCGGCATCACCCTGGTCGAGACGAAGGTCGGCGACCGGTACGTGCTGGAGGAGCTGCGGGCCGGCGGCTTCAGCCTGGGTGGCGAGCAGAGCGGCCACGTCGTCTTCACCGAGCACGCGACCACGGGCGACGGTGTGCTCACCGGCCTGCGGCTGCTGGCCCGGGTGGCGCAGACCGGCAAGTCCCTGGCCGAGCTGGCCGCCGTGGTGAACCGGCTGCCGCAGGTGCTGATCAACGTACGGGTGGCGGACAAGGCCGTGGCCCGTGCTCCGGAGATCCTCGCCGCGGTCGCCGCGGCCGAGGCCCAGCTCAGCGGGACCGGTCGGGTGCTGCTGCGCCCGTCGGGCACCGAGCAGCTGGTCCGGGTGATGGTCGAGGCCTCCGGCGAGGACATCGCGCAGAAGATCGCCGAGGACATCGCCGCCGACGTGCGGGCGGCCAGTCCGGCGGCGTGA
- the rpsI gene encoding 30S ribosomal protein S9, which translates to MTDTSVPTQAVVEAEAEASVATAVAVKPATPKFKGDRPIQTVGRRKQAIVRVRLIPGSGKITCNGRDLEKYFPSKVAQQSVREPLVTAEKTEGLDIIANLTGGGISGQAGALRLAIARALCELDIDDRPALKKAGFLTRDARVTESKKYGLKKARKAPQYSKR; encoded by the coding sequence ATGACCGACACTTCCGTGCCGACCCAGGCCGTGGTCGAGGCTGAGGCTGAGGCCTCGGTCGCCACTGCCGTCGCTGTCAAGCCGGCCACCCCGAAGTTCAAGGGTGACCGCCCGATCCAGACCGTTGGCCGCCGCAAGCAGGCCATCGTCCGGGTGCGTCTGATCCCCGGCTCGGGCAAGATCACCTGCAACGGCCGTGACCTGGAGAAGTACTTCCCCAGCAAGGTCGCGCAGCAGTCGGTGCGGGAGCCGCTGGTGACCGCGGAGAAGACCGAGGGCCTCGACATCATCGCCAACCTGACCGGTGGCGGTATCAGCGGCCAGGCCGGCGCGCTGCGCCTGGCCATCGCGCGGGCGCTGTGCGAGCTCGACATCGACGACCGCCCGGCGCTGAAGAAGGCCGGCTTCCTCACCCGCGACGCCCGCGTCACGGAGAGCAAGAAGTACGGTCTCAAGAAGGCCCGTAAGGCCCCGCAGTACTCCAAGCGTTGA
- the rplM gene encoding 50S ribosomal protein L13 translates to MRTYSPKPGEIERQWHVIDASDVVLGRLATHTANLLRGKHKPTFAPHVDTGDFVVIINAGKVALTGNKRATKIAYRHSGYPGGLKQVGYEELLTKRPEKAIELAVKGMIPHNRLGRQIMSKLKVYAGAEHPHAAQQPVPFEIKQIAQ, encoded by the coding sequence GTGCGTACGTACAGCCCGAAGCCGGGTGAGATCGAGCGTCAGTGGCACGTTATCGACGCTTCTGACGTCGTGCTGGGCCGGCTCGCCACCCACACCGCCAACCTTCTGCGCGGTAAGCACAAGCCGACTTTCGCGCCGCACGTCGACACCGGCGACTTTGTGGTCATCATCAACGCCGGCAAGGTTGCCCTGACCGGCAACAAGCGCGCGACCAAGATCGCTTACCGGCACTCCGGTTACCCGGGTGGTCTGAAGCAGGTCGGCTACGAGGAGCTGCTCACCAAGCGCCCCGAGAAGGCGATCGAGCTGGCCGTCAAGGGAATGATCCCTCACAACCGGCTGGGCCGTCAGATCATGTCCAAGCTGAAGGTCTACGCTGGCGCGGAGCACCCGCACGCGGCTCAGCAGCCGGTGCCGTTCGAGATCAAGCAGATCGCGCAGTGA
- a CDS encoding MFS transporter: MTAIAPAPPAPKPAAISNWDPEDPQFWAATGRRVARRNLVFSIFAEHLGFSVWTLWSVVVVAMPATAFPFTVDQKFWLVALPNLVGALMRIPYTFAVTRFGGRTWTMISALLLLIPIAGMVFAVTAKPPYWAVLLVAATAGLGGGNFASSMTNISFFYPEKEKGVALGLNAAGGNLGISVMQLVVPIALSFGLVYGGLMWLPLVLAAALCARLFMNNLEVAKSPLKAQFATVKRAHTWIMSFLYIGTFGSFLGYSAAFPLVLKLQFPQAPTAHLGAATITLAFTGPLVGSLSRPFGGWLSDRIGGARVTAACFVVMGLGSYGVITAVQAKSMAGFLGAFLLLFTAAGAGNGSTYRMIPAIFAATSPDLATAKRESAATLGIAGAVGALGGFYLPRAISDSINATGGIGTAFGWFAVMYGTCLAVTWWCYLRRRVLVAQSPSLAHAGV, translated from the coding sequence ATGACCGCCATCGCGCCTGCGCCGCCGGCACCGAAGCCCGCCGCGATCAGCAACTGGGACCCCGAGGACCCGCAGTTCTGGGCCGCCACCGGCCGCCGAGTCGCCCGGCGGAACCTGGTCTTCTCCATCTTCGCCGAGCACCTGGGCTTCTCGGTGTGGACGCTCTGGAGCGTCGTGGTGGTGGCGATGCCGGCCACCGCCTTCCCGTTCACCGTCGACCAGAAGTTCTGGCTGGTCGCATTGCCGAACCTGGTCGGGGCGCTGATGCGCATCCCGTACACCTTCGCGGTGACCCGGTTCGGCGGGCGCACCTGGACCATGATCAGCGCGCTGCTGCTGCTGATTCCGATCGCGGGCATGGTGTTCGCGGTCACCGCCAAGCCGCCGTACTGGGCGGTGCTGCTCGTCGCCGCGACCGCCGGCCTGGGCGGCGGCAACTTCGCCTCCTCCATGACGAACATCTCCTTCTTCTACCCGGAGAAGGAGAAGGGCGTCGCGCTCGGCCTGAACGCCGCCGGCGGCAACCTCGGCATCAGCGTGATGCAGCTGGTGGTGCCGATCGCGCTGTCGTTCGGGCTGGTGTACGGCGGACTGATGTGGCTGCCGCTGGTGCTGGCCGCCGCGCTCTGCGCGCGCCTGTTCATGAACAACCTGGAGGTGGCGAAGTCGCCGCTGAAGGCGCAGTTCGCCACGGTCAAGCGCGCGCACACGTGGATCATGTCCTTCCTCTACATCGGCACCTTCGGCTCGTTCCTGGGCTACTCCGCCGCGTTCCCGCTCGTGCTCAAGCTGCAGTTCCCGCAGGCGCCCACCGCCCACCTGGGCGCGGCGACGATCACCCTGGCGTTCACCGGGCCGCTGGTCGGCTCGTTGTCCCGCCCGTTCGGCGGCTGGCTGTCGGACCGGATCGGCGGGGCCCGGGTCACCGCGGCCTGCTTCGTGGTGATGGGCCTCGGCTCGTACGGCGTCATCACGGCGGTCCAGGCCAAGAGCATGGCCGGCTTCCTCGGCGCGTTCCTGCTGCTGTTCACGGCGGCCGGCGCGGGCAACGGGTCGACCTACCGCATGATCCCGGCGATCTTCGCGGCCACCTCGCCCGACCTGGCCACCGCCAAACGCGAGTCGGCGGCCACGCTGGGCATCGCCGGCGCGGTCGGCGCGCTGGGCGGGTTCTACCTGCCCCGGGCCATCAGCGACTCGATCAACGCGACCGGCGGCATCGGCACCGCGTTCGGCTGGTTCGCGGTGATGTACGGCACCTGCCTGGCCGTCACCTGGTGGTGCTACCTGCGCCGCCGCGTCCTGGTGGCCCAGTCCCCCAGCCTCGCCCACGCGGGCGTCTGA
- a CDS encoding malonic semialdehyde reductase → MSLVLDNHAQDLLFRSARTANTFTDEPVTDEQVRAIYDLVKYAPTSLNMQPLRVVLVRSEQARERLVEQMADGNKAKTGKAPLVAILAADTNFHDKLPDLFPHAPGIRDWFTGDDAARANTAQFNAALQVGYFILGVRAAGLAAGPMTGFDATGIEKEFFADGEHKVLAVVNIGKPGEGAWFDRNPRLDYDDVVKTA, encoded by the coding sequence ATGTCGCTCGTTCTCGACAACCACGCGCAGGACCTGCTGTTCCGTAGCGCGCGCACCGCCAACACCTTCACCGACGAGCCGGTGACCGACGAGCAGGTGCGGGCGATCTACGACCTGGTCAAGTACGCGCCGACCTCGCTCAACATGCAGCCGCTGCGGGTGGTGCTGGTGCGCTCCGAGCAGGCCCGCGAGCGCCTGGTCGAGCAGATGGCCGACGGCAACAAGGCGAAGACCGGCAAGGCTCCGCTGGTGGCGATCCTCGCCGCCGACACCAACTTCCACGACAAGCTGCCCGACCTGTTCCCGCACGCCCCCGGCATCCGTGACTGGTTCACCGGTGACGACGCGGCCCGTGCCAACACGGCGCAGTTCAACGCCGCGCTGCAGGTGGGCTACTTCATCCTGGGCGTGCGCGCGGCCGGGCTGGCCGCCGGCCCGATGACCGGCTTCGACGCGACCGGCATCGAGAAGGAGTTCTTCGCCGACGGCGAGCACAAGGTGCTGGCCGTGGTGAACATCGGCAAGCCGGGCGAGGGCGCCTGGTTCGACCGCAACCCCCGGCTCGACTACGACGATGTCGTAAAGACGGCCTGA
- a CDS encoding MarR family winged helix-turn-helix transcriptional regulator, whose product MATTATQTTAVPWLTEPEQAAWRSFITTAKLVMAELERGMTQHDLSGTDYGVLVSLSEAPDRRLRMSELAQAMLLEKSRLSHQITRMERAGLVRRQSCPSDRRGQFAVLTDEGWETIQRVAPHHVELVRAIFIDRLTPAQLAQLTEIFTPLHTSMREQCPRDEADC is encoded by the coding sequence ATGGCGACCACCGCAACCCAGACGACGGCCGTCCCCTGGCTGACCGAGCCGGAGCAGGCGGCATGGCGCAGTTTCATCACCACCGCGAAGCTGGTGATGGCAGAGCTCGAGCGTGGGATGACGCAGCACGACCTCTCGGGCACCGACTACGGCGTGCTGGTCAGCCTGTCCGAGGCACCCGACCGGCGCCTGCGCATGTCGGAGCTGGCGCAGGCGATGCTGCTGGAGAAGAGCCGGCTGTCACACCAGATCACCCGGATGGAGCGGGCCGGGCTGGTGCGCCGGCAGAGCTGCCCGTCCGACCGGCGGGGACAGTTCGCCGTGCTCACCGACGAGGGGTGGGAGACGATCCAGCGGGTCGCGCCGCATCACGTCGAGCTGGTCCGTGCGATCTTCATCGACCGGCTGACCCCGGCGCAGCTGGCGCAGTTGACGGAGATCTTCACCCCGCTGCACACCTCGATGCGGGAGCAGTGCCCCAGGGACGAGGCTGACTGTTAA